From the genome of Flavobacterium luteolum, one region includes:
- a CDS encoding tRNA (cytidine(34)-2'-O)-methyltransferase, giving the protein MLNVVLVEPEIPNNTGNIGRLCVGTESRLHLIHPFGFVINDKNLKRSGLDYWIHLDVTEYQNVEEWIAQIPDQSRVFLMSSHSDKSYLENEFQDGDWLVFGKESVGLSAAFMARFENHLTIPMSPLIRSFNIANSVAFVVGEAKRQIGLKKV; this is encoded by the coding sequence ATGTTAAACGTTGTTCTTGTAGAACCAGAAATACCAAATAATACCGGAAATATAGGAAGATTGTGCGTAGGCACAGAAAGCCGTCTTCATTTAATTCATCCTTTCGGATTTGTGATTAATGACAAAAACCTAAAACGTTCGGGATTGGATTATTGGATTCATCTTGATGTAACAGAATATCAAAATGTCGAAGAATGGATTGCTCAGATTCCAGATCAATCTCGTGTTTTTTTAATGAGTTCACATTCTGATAAATCCTATTTAGAAAATGAATTTCAAGATGGTGACTGGCTGGTTTTCGGAAAAGAAAGCGTTGGTTTGAGTGCAGCATTTATGGCAAGATTCGAAAATCATTTAACGATTCCGATGTCACCGCTTATTCGCAGTTTTAATATAGCCAATTCGGTTGCTTTTGTGGTTGGTGAAGCGAAAAGACAGATTGGACTGAAGAAAGTTTAA
- a CDS encoding pseudouridine synthase, with product MHQHFILFKPYGYLSQFIYELKRKKKLLGELYDFPEGTMAIGRLDEDSEGLLLLTTDGNMSELVRSKKVEKEYYVQVDGLITPEAIEQLQNGVEIGLDGGKYKTKRCKASIVTEIPDFGPRAKKIRDERHGPTSWASITVREGKFRQVRKMTAAVGFPTLRLVRVRIGNVYLQNLKAGEVLEVSDFQLENF from the coding sequence ATGCACCAACACTTCATTCTTTTTAAACCCTACGGCTATTTAAGCCAATTTATTTATGAATTAAAAAGAAAGAAAAAGCTTTTGGGCGAATTGTACGATTTCCCAGAAGGAACAATGGCAATTGGAAGATTAGACGAAGATTCTGAAGGTTTGCTTCTTTTGACTACTGATGGAAATATGAGTGAACTCGTTCGAAGTAAAAAGGTTGAAAAAGAATATTATGTTCAGGTTGATGGATTAATTACGCCAGAAGCAATTGAACAATTACAAAATGGTGTCGAAATTGGACTTGACGGTGGAAAATACAAAACGAAACGCTGCAAAGCATCTATCGTGACCGAAATTCCAGATTTTGGTCCGAGAGCCAAAAAAATCAGGGACGAACGTCATGGTCCTACTTCTTGGGCATCCATCACAGTAAGAGAAGGAAAATTTCGTCAAGTTAGAAAAATGACTGCTGCAGTTGGTTTTCCAACCTTGCGTCTTGTTCGCGTTCGAATAGGAAATGTATATTTGCAAAACCTAAAAGCGGGTGAAGTTTTGGAAGTTTCCGATTTTCAATTAGAAAATTTCTAG